The Stratiformator vulcanicus genome has a segment encoding these proteins:
- a CDS encoding DUF1611 domain-containing protein, translating into MSQTISDLQTPPFVPPSAVDNADALPDLMSYRRIVVATDFANAPQSSKTAWSLLRYRRDDIVAVLDPELPFATAGDAFGHGGSIPIVRSFDEVATPDALFIGVSPAGGRLPRPLRSAIAASIREGIDVVAGLHDFLRDDDEFSLAAAASGSRLIDVRRNSERTTATGASFRPGCLRIHTVGHDCSVGKMVASAEIDLALRRRGVDSKFLATGQTGIMISGAGIPIDCVVSDFVNGAAERLVLEHDEHDVLVIEGQGSAVHPAYSGVTVGLLHGAAPDGLILCYEAGRQRMKGLEHIKIPPLEKFVSLYETLATFRNPCRVIGIAMNSRRLDSDAADIERERVSAELGLPVCDVCRDGADLLADAILSLRESVIR; encoded by the coding sequence ACGATATCTGACTTACAAACTCCGCCGTTTGTTCCGCCGTCCGCAGTTGACAACGCCGACGCCCTTCCTGACTTAATGTCATATCGGCGAATCGTTGTCGCGACCGATTTCGCCAACGCTCCTCAGTCGTCCAAGACGGCTTGGAGTTTGCTGCGATACCGCCGTGATGACATCGTCGCGGTACTCGACCCCGAATTACCCTTCGCGACAGCGGGCGACGCGTTTGGCCACGGCGGCTCGATACCGATCGTTCGCTCATTCGATGAAGTGGCAACTCCGGATGCACTCTTCATCGGAGTATCGCCCGCGGGCGGACGCTTGCCGCGGCCGCTTCGCTCTGCGATCGCCGCATCGATTCGTGAAGGCATCGACGTCGTCGCCGGTCTCCACGACTTCCTTCGTGACGACGACGAATTTTCGCTGGCGGCCGCGGCCAGCGGATCACGGCTCATCGATGTTCGCCGCAATTCAGAACGAACGACCGCGACCGGAGCATCATTCCGACCGGGATGTCTAAGAATCCACACGGTCGGTCATGATTGCTCGGTCGGGAAAATGGTAGCGTCCGCCGAGATTGACCTCGCTCTAAGAAGGCGCGGTGTCGACTCCAAATTTCTGGCGACCGGCCAGACGGGCATTATGATTTCAGGGGCGGGCATTCCGATCGACTGCGTCGTGTCCGACTTCGTCAATGGTGCCGCCGAACGTCTCGTGCTGGAGCATGACGAACATGACGTCCTCGTGATCGAAGGCCAAGGAAGTGCGGTCCACCCCGCCTATTCCGGCGTGACCGTGGGCCTGCTCCACGGCGCGGCTCCCGACGGCCTTATCCTGTGCTATGAAGCGGGTCGACAACGAATGAAGGGATTGGAGCATATTAAGATCCCACCGCTTGAGAAGTTCGTTTCGCTCTATGAAACGCTCGCGACGTTTCGCAACCCTTGCCGTGTGATCGGCATCGCGATGAATAGCCGACGGCTTGATTCCGATGCAGCCGACATAGAGCGTGAACGCGTCTCGGCGGAGCTTGGCCTGCCGGTGTGCGATGTCTGCCGCGACGGGGCCGACTTGCTCGCCGACGCAATCCTTTCATTGCGTGAGAGTGTGATTCGATGA
- a CDS encoding dipeptide epimerase yields MSDGYELELTPRRMPLSRPFTISRGSIDIQESLLVGLRHREHVGYGEATRHVYYGHSIESLTRSLEAIRPWLRSIATQEPEELWPQLQQKLSDDSFALSAIDSAAHDLAAKIAGTNCFERWGSRWCDVPLSSVTIPIDSPERIAQEAREYAGWPIIKIKLGGPDDLEAVRAVRNATDAIIRVDANCGWDPKQAVELSAELAKLGVEFIEQPLPANAGFEADRFVYQHSKLPVIADESCVREADVGLCQSRFHGVNIKLSKCGGLTPAVRMARAAREVGLSTMVGCMIESSVGVASAAQLLPLIDYADLDGHVLLSDDPTTGFSLKLGLVTLEHPGGHSAAPRFAA; encoded by the coding sequence ATGAGTGACGGCTATGAACTCGAATTAACGCCGCGCCGAATGCCCTTATCGCGACCCTTCACCATTTCACGCGGCTCCATCGACATCCAGGAATCGCTGCTGGTCGGCCTGCGACATCGAGAGCATGTCGGCTATGGCGAAGCCACGCGCCACGTTTATTACGGGCACTCGATCGAATCGCTCACCAGATCGCTCGAAGCAATCAGACCTTGGCTTCGATCGATCGCTACTCAAGAGCCTGAGGAACTGTGGCCGCAACTTCAGCAAAAGCTGTCAGACGATTCATTCGCCCTATCGGCGATCGATTCAGCGGCACACGATCTGGCTGCGAAAATAGCCGGGACCAACTGCTTTGAGCGCTGGGGAAGCCGATGGTGTGATGTCCCCCTGTCGAGCGTCACAATACCTATCGACTCGCCCGAGCGAATAGCTCAAGAAGCCCGTGAATATGCGGGGTGGCCAATCATTAAGATTAAGCTAGGCGGTCCGGATGATCTTGAGGCGGTGCGGGCTGTTCGCAACGCGACCGACGCGATCATCCGTGTCGACGCAAATTGCGGTTGGGACCCGAAACAAGCGGTCGAATTGTCGGCGGAGCTCGCGAAACTTGGAGTAGAGTTTATCGAGCAGCCACTTCCAGCGAACGCCGGATTCGAGGCTGATCGATTCGTCTATCAGCATTCTAAATTGCCGGTCATTGCGGATGAGAGTTGCGTCCGCGAAGCCGATGTCGGCCTGTGCCAAAGCCGCTTCCACGGGGTCAATATTAAGCTGTCCAAGTGCGGCGGACTGACGCCCGCCGTTCGTATGGCCCGAGCCGCGCGGGAGGTCGGCCTATCCACAATGGTGGGTTGCATGATCGAATCGAGCGTGGGCGTCGCTTCCGCTGCGCAACTGCTCCCCTTAATCGACTACGCGGACCTTGACGGCCACGTCCTTCTCAGCGACGACCCGACAACCGGGTTTTCTTTAAAACTTGGGTTGGTCACACTTGAACATCCCGGCGGCCACAGCGCCGCCCCCCGTTTCGCGGCCTGA